A genomic stretch from Leishmania donovani BPK282A1 complete genome, chromosome 36 includes:
- a CDS encoding glyceraldehyde 3-phosphate dehydrogenase, cytosolic, giving the protein MVKVGINGFGRIGRVVFRVAQTRPDIEIVGINDLLDAEYMAYSLKYDSTHGRFNGTVQVKDGALVVNGKTIRVTSERDPANLKWGEIGVEVVVESTGLFLTHETAHKHIEAGAKRVVMTGPPKDDTPMFVMGVNHTTYNGQPIISNASCTTNCLAPLAKVVNEKYGIAEGLMTTVHATTATQKTVDGPSLKDWRGGRGASQNIIPSSTGAAKAVGKVYPALNGKLTGMAFRVPTPNVSVVDLTVRLEKPATYKDICAAIKAAAEGEMKGILGYTDDEVVSSDFNGVALTSVFDAKAGISLNDHFVKLVSWYDNETGYSHKVLDLVLYTSAR; this is encoded by the coding sequence ATGGTCAAAGTGGGCATCAACGGCTTCGGACGCATCGGCCGCGTCGTCTTTCGggtggcgcagacgcgccCCGACATTGAGATTGTCGGCATTAACGACCTGCTGGATGCCGAGTATATGGCCTACAGTCTCAAGTACGACTCCACGCATGGCCGCTTTAATGGCACGGTGCAGGTGAAAGACGGGGCACTTGTTGTGAATGGCAAAACCATCCGCGTCACGAGCGAGCGCGACCCGGCGAACCTCAAGTGGGGCGAGATTggtgtggaggtggtggtggagtcCACCGGCTTATTCCTCACGCACGAGACGGCTCACAAGCACATTGAAGCAGGAGCAAAGCGCGTCGTCATGACGGGGCCGCCGAAAGATGACACGCCGATGTTCGTGATGGGTGTGAACCACACAACGTACAACGGGCAGCCCATTATATCGAATGCGTCGTGTACGACGAACTGCCTCGCCCCGCTGGCAAAGGTGGTGAACGAGAAGTACGGCATTGCCGAGGGTCTCATGACAACCGTGCacgcgacgacggcaacgcAGAAGACGGTGGATGGTCCCTCCCTAAAAGACTGGCGCGGTGGACGCGGCGCGTCGCAGAACAtcatcccctcctccaccggcgccgctaAGGCTGTGGGTAAGGTGTACCCGGCGCTGAACGGCAAGCTGACTGGTATGGCCTTCCGCGTCCCGACGCCGAACGTGTCGGTGGTCGACCTCACCGTGCGTCTGGAGAAGCCAGCAACGTACAAGGATATCTGTGCTGCAATCAAGGCGGCAGCCGAGGGCGAGATGAAGGGCATTCTCGGCTACACCGACGACGAGGTCGTGTCTTCGGACTTCAACGGTGTGGCGCTGACGTCTGTCTTTGACGCCAAAGCCGGCATCTCGCTGAACGATCACTTCGTCAAGCTCGTCTCATGGTACGACAACGAAACGGGTTACTCGCACAAGGTACTCGATCTCGTTCTCTACACGTCCGCGCGCTGA